From a single Apium graveolens cultivar Ventura chromosome 2, ASM990537v1, whole genome shotgun sequence genomic region:
- the LOC141707232 gene encoding protein argonaute 4-like: MEASDAEVNGANGVNGTNGVNGANGAADEALPPPPPIPSDVVPLRVEEDSEPVVKKPLRVPVARRGLASKGTKVQLITNHFKVNVTNVDGHFFHYSVALFYEDGRPVDGKGIGRKVLDRVHETYKAELEGKDFAYDGEKSLFTVGALPRNKLEFTVVLEDISSNRSNGNSSPHADGSPNENDRKRLRRPYQSKTYKVEISYAAKISMQSIAQALRGQESENSQEALRVLDIILRQHAAKQGCLLVRQSFFHNDVNNFTDVGGGVLGCRGFHSSFRTTQGGLSLNIDVSTTMIIQPGPVVDFLLANQNAKDPFSLDWAKAKRVLKNLRVKTIPTNTEYKITGLSDKICKELMFSMKQRGEQDENGEPLMTELSVYDYFVNVRKMPLQYSRDLPCINVGKPKRPTYIPLELCSLVSLQRYTKALTTLQRSSLVEKSRQKPQDRMKTLTNALKINNYADEPLLRACGVSVSNSFTQVEGRVLAAPRLKVGNGEDFFPRNGRWNFNNKKLVEPTSIERWAVVNFSARCQIQNLINDLIKCGGLKGINISRPFDVFEESPQHRRAPPLVRVEKMFETIMAKLPGPPQFFLCLLPERKNSLLYGPWKRKNLAEYGIVTQCIAPTRVNDQYLTNVLLKINAKLGGLNSKLSIETTSSIPLISKVPTIILGMDVSHGSPGQSDVPSIAAVVSSRQWPLISKYRASVRTQSPKVEMIDSLFKKVADDKDDGIMRELLLDFYTSSGKRKPDQIIIFRDGVSESQFNQVLNVELNQIIEACKFLDEKWCPKFVVIIAQKNHHTKFFQPASPDNVPPGTVIDNRICHPRNNDFYLCAQAGMIGTTRPTHYHVLLDEVGFSPDDLQEFVHSLSYVYQRSTTAISVVAPVCYAHLAATQMGQFMKFDDMSETSSSHGGGVTAAGPVPVPQLPRLQEKVCNSMFFV; encoded by the exons ATGGAAGCATCAGATGCTGAAGTTAATGGAGCTAATGGTGTTAATGGAACTAATGGAGTTAATGGGGCTAATGGGGCAGCTGATGAGGCTTTGCCACCGCCTCCTCCCATACCTTCAGATGTTGTACCCCTTCGTGTTGAAGAAGATTCTGAGCCAGTAGTCAAGAAGCCTTTGCGCGTGCCAGTAGCCAGGCGTGGCCTTGCATCCAAAGGAACCAAAGTCCAACTCATAACCAATCACTTTAAAGTGAATGTGACAAATGTTGATGGACACTTTTTTCACTACAGT GTTGCCCTTTTCTACGAAGACGGTCGTCCTGTTGATGGGAAAGGTATTGGAAGGAAAGTGCTTGATCGTGTACATGAAACTTACAAGGCTgagttggaaggcaaagacttcGCATATGACGGTGAGAAGAGTTTGTTCACTGTTGGGGCTCTTCCAAGAAATAAGCTCGAGTTCACTGTTGTGCTTGAAGATATTTCATCTAATAG GAGCAATGGAAATAGTAGTCCTCATGCTGATGGAAGTCCTAATGAAAATGATCGCAAGCGGTTGCGCAGACCTTACCAGTCCAAAACTTACAAGGTTGAAATATCTTATGCTGCGAAGATTTCTATGCAGTCTATTGCACAAGCTTTGCGTGGTCAGGAGTCTGAGAACTCTCAGGAGGCTTTAAGGGTTTTGGATATTATCCTTAGACAGCATGCAGCTAAACA AGGATGCCTACTAGTTAGGCAATCTTTCTTCCATAATGATGTGAATAACTTTACTGATGTTGGTGGTGGGGTTCTTGGTTGTCGTGGATTTCATTCGAGTTTCCGTACGACACAGGGTGGCTTGTCTCTGAACATAG ATGTGTCTACCACGATGATCATTCAGCCTGGGCCTGTTGTTGATTTTCTATTAGCCAATCAGAATGCCAAGGATCCGTTCTCTCTTGACTGGGCTAAG GCCAAGCGTGTGCTAAAGAATTTAAGGGTGAAGACCATTCCAACTAACACCGAGTACAAGATTACTGGACTTAGTGATAAAATCTGCAAAGAGCTTAT GTTTTCAATGAAGCAGAGAGGCGAACAAGATGAGAATGGGGAGCCACTGATGACTGAGTTATCTGTGTATGACTATTTTGTTAACGTTCGAAAAATGCCTCTGCAGTACTCTCGTGATCTGCCTTGCATTAATGTTGGAAAACCAAAGCGGCCAACTTATATCCCTCTGGAG CTTTGTTCATTGGTTTCCTTGCAACGCTATACAAAAGCTCTGACCACTCTTCAGCGATCGTCATTGGTGGAGAAATCTAGGCAAAAACCTCAAGATAGGATGAAGACTTTGACAAAT GCTTTAAAAATCAATAATTATGCTGATGAGCCATTGCTGCGTGCATGTGGTGTTTCGGTGAGCAATAGTTTTACTCAAGTTGAAGGGAGGGTCTTGGCAGCACCGAGG CTGAAAGTTGGAAATGGAGAAGACTTTTTCCCGCGCAATGGGAGATGGAATTTTAATAACAAG AAATTGGTTGAGCCGACTTCAATAGAGCGCTGGGCTGTGGTCAACTTCTCTGCTCGCTGCCAAATTCAGAATCTAATAAATGATCTTATAAAATGTGGAGGCTTGAAAGGAATT AACATTTCTCGCCCTTTTGATGTGTTTGAGGAAAGTCCACAGCACAGACGTGCTCCTCCTCTAGTTCGGGTAGAAAAAATGTTTGAAACAATCATGGCAAAGCTTCCAGGACCTCCACAGTTTTTCCTCTGTCTACTTCCTGAGCGGAAAAATTCTCTTCTCTATG GTCCCTGGAAAAGGAAGAATCTAGCTGAGTATGGAATTGTTACGCAGTGCATTGCTCCAACGAGAGTGAATGACCAGTATCTGACGAATGTGCTGCTTAAGATCAATGCCAAG CTTGGCGGGTTGAATTCAAAGTTATCAATTGAAACTACCTCTAGCATTCCATTGATATCAAAGGTTCCTACAATTATTCTTGGAATGGACGTCTCCCACGGCTCTCCCGGGCAGTCGGATGTGCCCTCTATTGCTGCG GTGGTAAGTTCCAGGCAGTGGCCTTTAATCTCAAAGTATAGGGCGTCGGTTCGTACTCAGTCTCCGAAGGTTGAAATGATAGACTCCTTGTTTAAGAAAGTTGCCGATGACAAAGATGATGGAATAATGAG GGAGCTTTTGCTGGATTTCTACACCAGTTCAGGGAAACGGAAACCTGATCAGATCATTATATTTAG GGACGGTGTCAGTGAATCTCAGTTTAATCAGGTTCTGAATGTTGAACTGAATCAAATTATTGAG GCTTGCAAGTTCCTGGATGAGAAGTGGTGCCCCAAGTTTGTTGTTATAATAGCACAAAAGAATCATCATACGAAGTTTTTCCAGCCAGCATCTCCCGATAATGTCCCCCCTG GAACTGTTATTGACAATAGGATCTGTCATCCCCGTAACAATGATTTCTATCTATGTGCACAGGCTGGAATGATC GGTACTACAAGGCCAACCCATTATCATGTTTTGTTGGATGAAGTTGGTTTCTCTCCAGATGATCTACAAGAATTTGTTCATTCCCTGTCCTATGT GTACCAGAGAAGCACAACTGCTATTTCTGTAG TTGCTCCAGTATGCTATGCTCACCTGGCAGCCACTCAGATGGGGCAATTCATGAAGTTTGATGACATGTCCGAGACATCCTCAAGCCATGGAGGCGGGGTGACTGCTGCTGGGCCTGTTCCGGTCCCTCAGTTGCCACGGTTGCAGGAAAAAGTTTGCAACTCCATGTTCTTTGTCTAG
- the LOC141707231 gene encoding uncharacterized protein LOC141707231 — protein MNKLDVSLAELHNMLKTAESNFPPKKSSVLLIGEGSNPKKRKKNPSKKKKVGEKKPVPPKAEDPKSKAVCFHCNKVGHWKRNCKVYLAELKQKKGSETTTSASGTKEK, from the exons atgaataagctggatgtcagcctggctgagctccacaacatgttgaagactgcggaatcgaattttccccctaagaagagctctgttcttctaattggtgaaggttccaatcctaagaaaaggaagaagaacccttccaagaagaagaaagtaggtgaaaaaaagcctgttccaccaaaagctgaagaccccaagagcaaagctgtttgctttcactgtaacaaggtggggcactggaagaggaactgcaaggtttaccttgcagaattgaagcagaagaagggtagtgagactaccacttctgcttcag ggactaaggagaagtag
- the LOC141707233 gene encoding UBP1-associated protein 2B-like codes for MAKKRKVRSTPTAQPTPQQPIETEHVEEQIEPEPQQINDPQNDDVEEQIDEEQQNDDEEPEEEDPTEEQQEDQENQSDGEEKEDNDVINSSDAKEEEDVELDEQEPVEKLIEPFSKEQLAVLVKEAVEKFPEFIESVQRLADADPAHRKIFVHGLGWDTNAETLVSEFSKYGEVEDCKAVTDKVSGKSKGYGFILFKHRGGAQKALKEPQKKIGNRVTSCQLASAGPVPAPAPIAAPVSEYTQRKIFVSNVSADIEPGKLVEFFSKFGEIEDGPLGLDKQTGKPKGFALFVYKTVESAKKALEEPHKTFEGHTLHCQKAIDGPKPGKGGFHQQHQHQPQQHQHQGYHHVAKKSRYTSGGGGHLMAPSGPSVGYNPGVAPAGALTPALGQALTALLATQGAGLGNLLGGLGGAVNQGMPGMNNAGYGNQGGYGGQHGMQGGYQNPQMGPGSSRPQQGGGSYMGHGH; via the coding sequence ATGGCTAAGAAACGAAAGGTTCGATCCACTCCCACCGCCCAACCCACTCCACAACAACCAATTGAAACCGAACACGTGGAAGAACAAATCGAGCCAGAGCCGCAACAAATCAACGATCCCCAAAACGACGACGTAGAGGAACAGATCGACGAAGAGCAACAAAACGACGACGAGGAGCCAGAAGAAGAAGATCCGACCGAAGAGCAACAAGAGGACCAGGAGAATCAATCGGACGGTGAGGAGAAAGAGGATAATGATGTAATTAACAGTTCCGATGCGAAGGAGGAGGAGGATGTGGAATTGGATGAGCAGGAACCTGTTGAGAAGTTAATTGAACCGTTTTCGAAAGAACAGCTGGCAGTTTTAGTTAAGGAAGCGGTTGAGAAGTTTCCGGAGTTTATTGAGAGTGTTCAAAGGCTTGCTGATGCGGATCCAGCTCATAGGAAGATTTTTGTGCACGGATTAGGGTGGGATACCAATGCCGAGACTTTGGTTTCGGAGTTTTCTAAGTATGGTGAAGTGGAGGATTGTAAGGCGGTTACGGATAAGGTTTCGGGGAAATCGAAAGGGTATGGGTTTATTTTGTTTAAACATAGGGGAGGAGCGCAGAAGGCGTTGAAGGAACCGCAGAAGAAGATTGGGAATAGGGTTACTTCGTGTCAATTGGCGTCTGCGGGGCCTGTTCCTGCTCCTGCACCTATTGCGGCTCCGGTTAGCGAGTATACACAGAGGAAGATTTTTGTGAGTAATGTGTCTGCGGATATTGAGCCTGGGAAGTTGGTTGAGTTTTTTTCGAAGTTTGGGGAGATTGAGGATGGGCCGTTGGGGTTAGATAAGCAGACTGGGAAACCAAAGGGGTTTGCGTTGTTTGTTTATAAGACTGTGGAGAGTGCAAAGAAGGCGTTGGAGGAGCCTCATAAGACGTTTGAGGGACATACATTGCATTGTCAGAAGGCAATTGATGGTCCGAAACCGGGGAAAGGAGGGTTTCATCAGCAACATCAGCATCAGCCACAGCAACATCAGCATCAGGGGTATCATCATGTGGCGAAGAAGAGTAGGTATACGTCTGGTGGTGGTGGGCATTTGATGGCGCCTTCTGGTCCTAGTGTTGGGTATAATCCGGGTGTGGCACCTGCGGGGGCATTGACACCTGCTTTGGGACAGGCTTTGACTGCTCTGCTTGCAACACAGGGTGCTGGGTTGGGAAATTTGCTTGGAGGGTTAGGTGGAGCGGTTAACCAAGGGATGCCGGGGATGAATAATGCTGGTTATGGTAATCAAGGAGGGTATGGAGGTCAGCATGGAATGCAAGGTGGGTACCAGAACCCGCAGATGGGTCCGGGCAGCAGTCGACCACAGCAGGGTGGAGGATCCTATATGGGCCATGGTCATTAG